One segment of Chlorocebus sabaeus isolate Y175 chromosome 26, mChlSab1.0.hap1, whole genome shotgun sequence DNA contains the following:
- the ZSCAN29 gene encoding zinc finger and SCAN domain-containing protein 29 isoform X2 — protein sequence MSRKWRGGSDSRGRFRKRAWKTWIFGFPFPQSSVVSRLEQGEPWIPDLLGSKEKELPSGSHTGDRRVHGDLLPSKKDRRSWVEQDHWSFEDEKVAGVHWGYEETRTLLAILSQTEFYEALKSCHKNSQVYGAVAERLREYGFLRTLEQCRTKFKGLQKSYRKVKSGHPPETCPFFEEMKALMSAQVIALPNNGLEEAASQSCLVSNDAKTEEPGQRGWQHEEGAEEAVAQESDSDDMDLEATPQDPNSTAAIVFRNPGGVHWGYEETKTYLAILSETQFYETLRNCHRNSQLYGAVAKRLREYGFLRTPEQCRTKFKSLQTSYRKVKNGQAPETCPFFEEMDALVSVRVAAPSNDGQEETASCPIQGTSEAKAQTQAEEADETTEEDSDDDEDTEILPGAVITRAPVLFQSPRGFEAGFENEDNSKRDISEEVQLHRTLLARSERKIPWYLNQGKGNESDCRSGPRQWAKTSGEKRGKLTLPEKSLSDVLSQQRPCLGERPYKHLKYSKGFGPNSLLMHQESYQVENPYKCTDCGKSFSRSARLIRHRRIHTGEKPYKCLDCGKSFRDSSNFITHRRIHTGEKPYQCGECGKRFNQSSSLIIHQRTHTGEKPYQCEECGKSFNNSSHFSAHRRIHTGERPHVCTDCGKSFSKSSDLRAHHRTHTGEKPYGCHDCGKCFSKSSALNKHREIHVREKLLSQSAPK from the exons GATTTCCATTTCCTCAGTCCAGTGTGGTCTCCAGGTTGGAGCAAGGAGAGCCATGGATCCCAGATCTGCTGGGCTCCAAGGAGAAAGAACTTCCAAGTGGCAGCCACACAGGAGACAGACGAGTGCATGGTGATCTGTTACCATCCAAGAAAGATAGAAGAAGCTGGGTGGAACAGGATCACTGGAGCTTTGAAGATGAGAAGGTGGCAGGTGTGCACTGGGGCTATGAAGAGACCAGAACGCTTCTCGCAATTCTCAGCCAGACTGAGTTTTATGAGGCTCTCAAAAGCTGTCATAAGAACAGCCAAGTGTATGGGGCTGTGGCTGAGCGGCTCAGGGAATATGGCTTCCTCCGGACCCTGGAACAGTGTCGGACCAAGTTCAAAGGTCTCCAGAAGAGCTATCGGAAAGTCAAGAGCGGCCACCCACCTGAGACCTGCcccttctttgaagaaatgaaaGCCCTGATGAGTGCTCAGGTCATTGCCCTGCCCAATAATGGCCTGGAAGAAGCAGCCTCTCAATCTTGCCTGGTGAGCAATGATGCTAAGACTGAGGAGCCAGGGCAGAGGGGCTGGCAGCATGAGGAGGGAGCAGAAGAGGCTGTGGCTCAGGAGTCTGACAGTGATGACATGGATCTAGAGGCGACCCCCCAGGACCCCAACTCAACTGCAGCTATCGTGTTCAGAAACCCAGGTG GTGTACACTGGGGCTATGAAGAGACCAAGACTTACCTTGCAATTCTTAGTGAGACCCAGTTTTATGAAACCCTCCGGAACTGTCACCGCAACAGCCAGCTGTATGGAGCAGTGGCTAAGAGGTTACGGGAATATGGCTTTCTTAGGACCCCGGAGCAGTGTCGGACCAAGTTTAAAAGCCTGCAAACCAGCTATCGGAAAGTTAAGAATGGCCAGGCACCAGAGACCTGTCCCTTCTTTGAAGAGATGGATGCTTTGGTGAGTGTCCGGGTTGCTGCCCCATCCAATGATGGCCAGGAAGAAACAGCTTCTTGCCCCATCCAGGGGACCAGTGAGGCCAAAGCTCAGACGCAAGCCGAGGAGGCAGACGAGACCACAGAGGAAGAttctgatgatgatgaagataccGAGATACTCCCAGGGGCTGTCATAACCCGTGCTCCAGTGTTATTCCAGAGCCCCCGTG GTTTTGAAGCTGGATTTGAGAATGAAGATAATTCAAAACGGGATATTTCTGAGGAAGTACAATTGCATAGGACATTACTTGCAAGGTCTGAAAGGAAAATTCCCTGGTATCTTAATCAAGGTAAAGGCAACGAGAGTGACTGTAGATCAGGACCTAGACAGTGGGCAAAGACCTCaggggagaaaagaggaaaactgaCACTCCCAGAGAAGAGCTTAAGTGACGTCTTAAGTCAACAGAGACCTTGCTTGGGAGAGAGACCATATAAACATCTCAAATACAGCAAAGGCTTTGGTCCGAATTCCCTTCTCATGCATCAGGAATCCTACCAGGTGGAAAATCCATATAAATGCACTGATTGTGGGAAAAGCTTCAGTCGGAGTGCACGACTCATTAGACACCGGAGaatccacactggagagaaaccttataaaTGTCTTGACTGTGGAAAAAGTTTCCGTGACAGTTCAAATTTCATCACCCATAGGAGAatccacacaggagagaaaccttatCAATGTGGTGAGTGTGGGAAACGCTTCAATCAGAGCTCAAGCCTTATCATTCACCAGAGAACCCACACAGGAGAAAAGCCCTATCAATGTGAAGAGTGTGGGAAAAGCTTCAATAACAGTTCTCATTTTAGTGCACATCGGAGGATACACACAGGAGAGAGACCCCATGTGTGTACTGACTGTGGAAAGAGTTTCAGTAAGAGTTCTGACTTACGTGCACATCATAGAAcccacacaggagagaaaccctatgggTGTCATGACTGTGGCAAGTGCTTCAGTAAAAGCTCTGCCCTTAATAAGCACCGAGAAATCCATGTACGGGAAAAGCTTCTGTCACAGTCAGCACCTAAGTAA